A window of Leptotrichia wadei contains these coding sequences:
- a CDS encoding ComEC/Rec2 family competence protein, protein MKKGENIGDNGIVEKSNKKRDFKNVSFRRIVKKSNKNEDSKRNENFRNVENIKVNKNNEANENLKNKENIKNNEHSNKFENSEFDKYILEMKKQREKVARKRYIKSELLRRRKNLKKFFCMEIGIEEVKRAWQFGMLILAGIVLFLFYLNFVTFKGELAGEKVLYVKIDGNRGSVLKVNNKYLKNQAGIENKKGLEYGFYLMRYKIRKVISKNGNVKIDGKILGYKESRLNGVRKYILNIFDELFITDENLYAFSRAAVLGEKAEVSKDMKEKFKYTGLAHLIVISGTHISLVVIGIVKILDGLSLGYRFKYLMALAALTFYCALIGFSPGILRAYIMGAMMILARILFEQEESKKSLLVSFIVIIVLNPYSVFDISMQLSYAAVVAIIFVNPEFKKLYQEKVLDKIKNEVLRNTVDLIFLSLTIQITSIPLFLYYFEKLPLFSFLLNIVGIPIGTVVIQCLFFAVLLNIFKLSLFNGIVVFVTEIIFKAFEGFIYAGSKIPLLQININGKAPLWTVFLYYGVLFFITLFIMPLFTAKININEN, encoded by the coding sequence ATGAAAAAAGGGGAAAATATTGGGGACAATGGAATAGTAGAGAAAAGTAATAAAAAAAGAGATTTTAAAAATGTAAGTTTTCGTAGAATAGTGAAAAAATCAAATAAAAATGAAGATTCAAAAAGAAATGAAAATTTTAGGAATGTTGAAAATATAAAGGTTAATAAAAATAATGAAGCCAATGAAAATTTAAAAAATAAAGAAAATATAAAAAATAATGAACATTCAAATAAATTTGAAAATAGTGAATTTGATAAATATATTTTGGAAATGAAAAAACAGAGGGAAAAAGTAGCGAGGAAAAGATATATAAAATCCGAACTTTTGCGAAGAAGGAAAAATTTAAAAAAGTTTTTTTGTATGGAAATTGGAATTGAAGAAGTAAAAAGAGCTTGGCAATTTGGGATGTTGATTTTAGCAGGTATTGTTTTGTTTTTGTTTTATCTAAATTTTGTTACTTTTAAAGGAGAGCTTGCTGGGGAAAAGGTGCTTTATGTTAAAATTGATGGGAATCGTGGGAGTGTTCTAAAAGTTAATAATAAATATTTGAAAAATCAGGCGGGCATTGAGAATAAAAAGGGTCTGGAATATGGATTTTATCTTATGCGGTACAAAATTAGGAAGGTTATAAGTAAAAATGGAAATGTTAAAATTGATGGGAAAATTTTAGGATACAAGGAATCACGGCTGAATGGAGTTCGGAAATATATCTTGAATATTTTTGATGAATTGTTTATAACTGATGAAAATTTGTATGCTTTTTCACGTGCTGCAGTTTTAGGGGAAAAAGCAGAAGTTTCTAAAGATATGAAAGAAAAGTTTAAATACACGGGGCTGGCTCATTTAATTGTAATTTCTGGGACTCACATAAGTCTGGTTGTGATTGGGATTGTTAAAATTTTGGATGGGTTGTCGTTAGGATACAGGTTTAAGTATTTAATGGCACTTGCGGCACTTACTTTTTATTGTGCATTAATCGGATTTTCACCAGGGATTTTACGTGCTTATATTATGGGAGCTATGATGATTTTAGCAAGAATCCTTTTTGAACAGGAGGAAAGTAAAAAATCTTTGCTGGTGTCATTTATTGTCATAATCGTGTTAAATCCCTATTCAGTTTTTGATATTTCAATGCAGCTTTCCTATGCCGCAGTTGTAGCGATAATCTTTGTAAATCCTGAATTTAAGAAACTTTATCAGGAAAAAGTTTTGGATAAAATAAAAAATGAAGTTTTAAGAAATACTGTAGATTTGATATTTTTAAGCCTGACAATCCAAATCACAAGTATTCCGCTATTTTTATATTATTTTGAAAAATTGCCGTTATTCTCATTTTTACTGAACATTGTAGGAATTCCAATTGGAACAGTTGTTATCCAGTGCCTATTTTTTGCCGTACTTTTAAATATTTTTAAATTATCATTATTTAATGGCATAGTTGTTTTTGTAACAGAAATTATTTTTAAAGCATTTGAAGGATTTATTTATGCTGGAAGCAAAATACCGCTTTTACAGATTAATATCAATGGAAAAGCTCCTTTGTGGACAGTTTTTTTGTATTATGGAGTATTATTTTTCATAACGCTTTTTATAATGCCTTTATTTACTGCAAAAATTAATATAAATGAAAATTAA
- a CDS encoding zinc ribbon domain-containing protein YjdM, whose product MSLPKCPKCGSEYVYEDGNMLVCPECFYEWAETEEESSDEAVVKDANGNILQNGDNVTIIKDLKVKGASSDLKRGTKVKNIRLIDDGIHNIDCKIDGFGAMKLKSEFVKKI is encoded by the coding sequence ATGAGTTTACCAAAATGTCCAAAATGTGGGTCAGAATACGTTTATGAGGATGGAAATATGCTAGTTTGCCCAGAATGCTTTTACGAATGGGCAGAAACTGAAGAAGAAAGCAGTGATGAAGCTGTAGTAAAAGATGCAAATGGAAATATCTTGCAAAATGGAGATAATGTTACGATTATAAAGGATTTAAAAGTAAAAGGTGCTTCATCAGATTTAAAGAGAGGGACAAAAGTTAAAAATATCAGATTAATTGATGATGGGATTCATAATATTGACTGTAAAATAGATGGTTTTGGTGCGATGAAGCTGAAATCGGAATTTGTTAAAAAAATATAA
- the era gene encoding GTPase Era — translation MKSGFITIVGRPNVGKSTLMNKLVKEKVAIVSDKAGTTRDQIKGIVNIGENQFIFVDTPGIHKPKHLLGEHMTNVALEALENVDLIMFMLDGTQEISTGDIFVNENVRSVKTPIVLVINKIDKMSDEEIEEKKKEIREKLGEFDEIITLTAEYAIGIHKIFEVAEKYLSNDVWFYPEDYYTDLPVNKIVVETVREKILHHTKDEIPHSVAVEIINVETKPTIRKYDINIYVERDSQKGIIIGKDGAMLKKIGIEARREIEHLIDLKVNLKLWVKVKKKWRKNKKFLDEMGYGK, via the coding sequence ATGAAGTCAGGATTTATAACAATTGTTGGGCGTCCAAATGTTGGGAAGTCTACGCTTATGAATAAGCTTGTGAAGGAAAAGGTTGCGATTGTGTCGGATAAGGCTGGAACGACTAGGGATCAGATAAAAGGGATTGTAAATATTGGAGAAAATCAGTTTATATTTGTAGATACACCAGGGATTCACAAACCTAAGCATTTACTTGGGGAACACATGACAAATGTGGCATTGGAAGCACTTGAAAATGTGGATTTGATAATGTTTATGCTGGATGGAACACAGGAAATTTCGACTGGAGATATTTTTGTCAATGAAAATGTGAGAAGTGTGAAAACACCGATTGTTCTTGTCATTAATAAAATTGATAAAATGTCGGATGAGGAAATTGAGGAGAAGAAAAAGGAAATTCGTGAAAAATTGGGAGAGTTTGATGAAATAATAACTCTTACGGCGGAATATGCGATTGGGATTCATAAAATATTTGAAGTTGCTGAGAAATACTTGTCAAATGATGTGTGGTTTTATCCAGAAGATTACTATACAGATTTGCCAGTAAATAAAATCGTTGTGGAAACAGTCAGAGAAAAAATTTTACATCATACGAAAGATGAAATTCCGCATAGTGTAGCTGTGGAGATTATTAATGTGGAAACAAAGCCTACAATTAGGAAATATGATATAAATATTTATGTTGAAAGAGATAGTCAAAAAGGTATTATTATTGGAAAAGATGGGGCTATGCTTAAGAAAATTGGGATAGAGGCTAGACGGGAAATTGAGCATCTGATTGATTTGAAAGTCAATTTAAAATTGTGGGTGAAAGTTAAGAAGAAGTGGAGAAAAAATAAGAAATTTCTTGATGAAATGGGGTATGGGAAATAA
- a CDS encoding type II secretion system protein: MKIKGDSNGFTLIEVLLYISIMAILFMVISVNLQKQRQNQEFAIQKRNISQFIRKIQQYAQHNRKEYVLDFKISEKMAYFLDEKNGQKDIIDKMEISKNLSYMTNNSNKNADFRRRTTNEGNFERGFSVYLLDKKGEKIYYRISTNTINAAKYPIISIYRAKKPINLSDDYLKANLWEEEI, translated from the coding sequence ATGAAAATAAAAGGGGATAGCAATGGGTTTACGCTTATTGAGGTTTTGCTGTACATTTCGATTATGGCGATTTTGTTTATGGTTATTTCTGTGAATTTGCAGAAGCAGAGGCAAAATCAGGAGTTTGCAATTCAGAAGAGGAATATTAGCCAGTTTATTAGGAAAATTCAGCAGTATGCACAACATAATAGGAAGGAATATGTGCTGGATTTTAAGATATCTGAAAAGATGGCTTATTTTTTAGATGAAAAAAATGGGCAAAAGGATATTATTGATAAAATGGAGATTTCCAAAAACTTATCTTATATGACAAATAATTCCAATAAAAATGCTGATTTTAGGAGAAGGACAACAAATGAGGGAAATTTTGAAAGGGGATTTTCTGTTTATTTGCTGGATAAAAAGGGAGAAAAGATTTATTATAGAATTTCCACAAATACAATAAATGCGGCAAAATATCCGATTATAAGTATTTATCGAGCTAAAAAGCCGATTAATCTTTCGGATGACTATTTAAAGGCTAATTTGTGGGAGGAGGAAATTTAA